The sequence GCCCTTCAGGAAGGCCGTGTGTCCCACCCTGCGCGCCTGCGATGCGTGTTCCAGCAGGTCCGAGACCGCTTCGCCGAATTCTTCCGGGTCCGTCTTGACCAGAAAGCCGGTGGTGCCGTCGTCGATCTGTTCGGGGACCCCGCCGACGGGGGAGGCCACTACGGGCTGACCGTGGGACATGGCTTCCAGAATCAGCAGGGAGTGGTTGTCCGCCAGAGTGGGATAGACAAAGCAGTCGCAGGCGTCCATGAGCGTTCCGAGTTTTTCACGGTCCACATAGGGCCACAGTGTCAGGCCGTCCTGTTCTCCGGCGGTGTCGCCGCCCACGGCGAATCCCACCGCGCCGGGCTGGCGCCGTTTGATTTCCCGCCAGTACACCGGCCATGCCTCACCGGATTTGTAGGCCGCGCGCATGCCGCCGTGCGCCGCAAAGAGCACTGCCCGCGCGTTGGGATGCAGCCCCAGAGCAGCCCGAGCAGCCTGTTTGTCCGGCGGCGACTCGGGCCACGGGATGCCGTTGGGAATGATTCGTACCTTGTGGCCCGGCAGGGCTTCCCGTGCCAGTGTTGCCAGCCAGCGCGAGGGGGAGACCAGCGTCGGTTGCAGTCTGTCCAGTCGTTCGCGTCGGATGCGGCGGTTCTCGAAAGATGCCGGAAAGCCTCTGGGGCAAGGGTCCTCGCAGTCCTTTGCAAAGTGCGGGCAGTCCAGCGGAAAGGGGCAGCCGCCCGTGATGAGGTTGCAGTCATGCAGGGTTATGACGCAGCGCGTGTCCCGCGGGATGGATTTGAGCAGCGATGGCCAGTCCGCGCTGGCGTGCAGGTGCGGCACCTGATCCGGCTCCAGCCTGCGGCCGAAGTCGATGGGCTGGGTGCCGGTGAACGCGGTGTCTTCGGGGATCTCGAAGCTCATGCGCGCGTCAATGCCGTCGCCCTGCTGGCAGTCGCGCAGAATCTGGGCCACGCGTCGTGCGCCGCCGCGTTTCTGAAGGGCCGTATGGTGGATGATCTTCGCCTTGGGGTCCGAGTGCGGCACGCTACTGATCCTCCGACAGGTCGAGCGTCATGTCCACCACGTCCCGGTCATCCGGATCCGGGCTGATTTTGAAGCCAAATTTTTTCGCCAGTCCCTGCATGGCCTTGTTCTCGGCCAGCGTCTGGCCCGTGAGCTCCTCGGTGCCGCGCATTCGCGTGTATTCGATGCCTTTGTGGAACAGCAGGCTGCCCAGCCCGGTTCCCTTC is a genomic window of Desulfovibrio oxyclinae DSM 11498 containing:
- a CDS encoding glycosyltransferase; this encodes MPHSDPKAKIIHHTALQKRGGARRVAQILRDCQQGDGIDARMSFEIPEDTAFTGTQPIDFGRRLEPDQVPHLHASADWPSLLKSIPRDTRCVITLHDCNLITGGCPFPLDCPHFAKDCEDPCPRGFPASFENRRIRRERLDRLQPTLVSPSRWLATLAREALPGHKVRIIPNGIPWPESPPDKQAARAALGLHPNARAVLFAAHGGMRAAYKSGEAWPVYWREIKRRQPGAVGFAVGGDTAGEQDGLTLWPYVDREKLGTLMDACDCFVYPTLADNHSLLILEAMSHGQPVVASPVGGVPEQIDDGTTGFLVKTDPEEFGEAVSDLLEHASQARRVGHTAFLKGGKRFDAKRMAAQYAPLYNRQE